From Armatimonadota bacterium:
AACGGAGAAAGCGGCCTGCGCAGCCTGTTTCCGTTTCCTGCCTGCTCAGTCTGGTGGCCCGGGGGGAACAACCATGGGCCACTCTTGGGCGCGGACCACGCGCGGCGTAAAGGCTGCGTTACCGACACCATCACGAGCGGCCAAGGAGGCGGTAGAGCCGACTCCGCACGGTTTGCCAAATCGTTTCCCGCGCCCTTTCCTGGACTGGTGACCCGTCACGCCCAAGGGCGCCGCCCGCGGCCCCCTCCGTTCCGGCGAAGCAGCGCTCCTTCTCCAGCCTCTCTCGCAACCTTCCGGCAGCCACCTCGCCTGGGGACCATGGCCGGGCCCACGTTACCGTATTGCGCCGGATCCAGTAGTGGGACCGACAGCTGAACCCCCAGTTTCCGATGGAGGGGCTGAGCGATACCGTCGCCCCGTCGAACGTCAGCGCCCAGTCGGTCGGGGACAGCGGGGTGACGACCTCGTTCCCGCAGCCGCAGCAGCACTTGTGGACCGCCGTGGCATAGGGGATGGAGACATAGACGGTCCCCTGCTCGAGGT
This genomic window contains:
- a CDS encoding DUF6527 family protein yields the protein MSRDTALRHEFVEFVPDDLEQGTVYVSIPYATAVHKCCCGCGNEVVTPLSPTDWALTFDGATVSLSPSIGNWGFSCRSHYWIRRNTVTWARPWSPGEVAAGRLRERLEKERCFAGTEGAAGGALGRDGSPVQERARETIWQTVRSRLYRLLGRS